Proteins co-encoded in one Halococcoides cellulosivorans genomic window:
- a CDS encoding polysaccharide deacetylase family protein has product MDRQTDRSLDTVAFTYDWYRGFLDHLDEEGIAVRRLSDDGDGVVLRHDVDLSIEKALTMARIEADRGIQSTYCFLLTSALYNPLELEHRDRIRTIEALGHEIALHFSTHEYWGPDERLDTDTLVERVEAEQAILDSITASHPETVSFHVPPSWVLDREFEGFRNAYAPEFFSEMNYVADSKQRWRDGPPTVDAVEADTQVLVHPGLWGEADADFEARIEGAIDDSCRHSKRKAELEFIEGAYET; this is encoded by the coding sequence ATGGATCGACAGACAGACCGATCGCTCGACACCGTCGCGTTCACGTACGACTGGTATCGGGGGTTCCTGGATCACCTCGACGAGGAGGGGATCGCCGTTCGTCGGCTCTCCGACGACGGCGACGGCGTCGTGCTTCGTCACGACGTCGACCTCTCGATCGAGAAGGCCCTGACGATGGCGCGTATCGAAGCCGACCGCGGGATTCAGTCCACGTACTGTTTCTTGCTCACGTCGGCACTGTACAACCCGCTGGAACTCGAACACCGCGACCGCATCCGGACGATCGAGGCGCTCGGCCACGAGATCGCCCTCCACTTCAGCACCCACGAGTACTGGGGGCCGGACGAACGACTCGACACCGACACCCTGGTCGAGCGCGTAGAGGCCGAACAGGCGATTCTCGACTCGATCACGGCCTCTCACCCCGAGACGGTCTCCTTTCACGTCCCGCCGTCGTGGGTGCTCGACCGCGAGTTCGAGGGGTTCCGGAACGCCTACGCGCCGGAGTTCTTCTCGGAGATGAACTACGTCGCCGACTCCAAACAGCGCTGGCGAGACGGGCCACCGACGGTCGACGCCGTCGAGGCGGACACGCAGGTCCTCGTCCACCCCGGACTCTGGGGCGAGGCCGACGCCGACTTCGAGGCCCGCATCGAGGGGGCCATCGACGATTCGTGTCGTCACAGCAAACGGAAGGCCGAGCTGGAGTTCATCGAGGGGGCCTACGAGACGTGA
- a CDS encoding metal-dependent hydrolase: MWPWEHAAVGYLAWSLALRALGRRPPTAGEAVVAILATQAPDLIDKPLSWGLGWFPTGYAVGHGAIVALVATVALIALLRRRLAVAAVVGLWSHLLADVAAFRTGRGPDPTRVGWPLVTPTGYETEYGLTRGIVYLRRFGEAAVAEPVGTLGVPAVLGAATLAVWVLDGAPGLAVVRSRLAGLDRR; this comes from the coding sequence ATGTGGCCCTGGGAGCACGCCGCCGTCGGCTATCTCGCCTGGTCGCTGGCGCTCCGTGCGCTCGGTCGGCGGCCACCGACCGCCGGTGAAGCCGTCGTCGCCATCCTCGCCACCCAGGCTCCCGATCTGATCGACAAGCCACTGTCCTGGGGGCTGGGCTGGTTTCCGACCGGCTACGCCGTCGGCCACGGTGCGATCGTCGCGCTCGTCGCCACAGTCGCGCTGATCGCACTCCTCCGGCGTCGCCTCGCGGTCGCGGCCGTCGTCGGCCTCTGGTCGCACCTGCTGGCCGACGTCGCCGCCTTTCGCACCGGACGTGGCCCGGACCCGACGCGTGTGGGCTGGCCGCTGGTCACGCCGACGGGCTACGAGACCGAGTACGGCCTGACCCGCGGGATCGTCTACCTCCGGCGGTTCGGTGAGGCGGCCGTCGCGGAGCCGGTGGGAACGCTCGGCGTGCCCGCCGTTCTGGGGGCGGCGACGCTGGCCGTCTGGGTCCTCGACGGCGCGCCTGGCCTGGCGGTCGTTCGATCCCGACTCGCCGGCCTCGATCGGCGGTGA
- a CDS encoding DegT/DnrJ/EryC1/StrS family aminotransferase produces MISIADPRFGPAERDAVVEIMESGMVADGPEVRRFEEEFAAYSGADHGVATANGTAALVAALEALDIGEGDRVVTTPFSFVASANAIRLVGAEPIFADIDPETFALDPEATRQAVREHDADAILAVHLYGLPADVRALSDIAESEGVALVEDAAQAHGARVDGQPVGSFGDAAAFSFYPTKNMTTGEGGIVLTDRERVADRAASFINHGRASEDSPYSHERVGHNLRLTSMAAAIGRVQLEALPDWVAARRETAARLSSGLADAGVQTPIEPDGRRHAYHQYTIRTEDRDRLADQLDAAGIGSAVYYPQTIPDLAAYDGYSADVPVAERAAEEVLSLPVHPGVSADDADRIVSTVREALPQLQ; encoded by the coding sequence GTGATCTCGATCGCCGATCCGCGCTTCGGGCCGGCCGAACGCGACGCCGTCGTCGAGATCATGGAGAGCGGGATGGTCGCGGACGGCCCCGAAGTCCGGCGGTTCGAAGAGGAGTTCGCCGCCTATAGCGGGGCCGACCACGGCGTCGCGACCGCCAACGGGACGGCCGCGCTGGTCGCCGCGCTCGAAGCGCTCGACATCGGTGAAGGCGACCGGGTCGTCACCACCCCGTTCAGTTTCGTCGCGAGCGCGAACGCGATCCGCCTGGTCGGTGCCGAACCGATCTTCGCGGACATCGACCCCGAGACGTTCGCGCTCGATCCCGAGGCGACCCGGCAGGCCGTCCGCGAGCACGACGCCGACGCCATCCTCGCGGTGCACCTGTACGGACTCCCCGCCGACGTCCGGGCGCTGTCCGATATCGCCGAGAGCGAGGGGGTCGCACTCGTCGAGGACGCTGCCCAGGCCCACGGCGCACGCGTCGACGGCCAACCGGTCGGCTCGTTCGGTGACGCGGCGGCCTTCTCGTTTTACCCGACGAAGAACATGACGACCGGCGAGGGCGGCATCGTGTTGACCGACCGGGAGCGCGTCGCCGACCGGGCCGCGAGTTTCATCAATCACGGCCGCGCGAGCGAGGACTCCCCGTACAGTCACGAGCGCGTCGGCCACAACCTCCGCCTGACGAGCATGGCCGCTGCGATCGGCCGGGTCCAACTCGAAGCCCTGCCCGACTGGGTCGCGGCGCGCCGCGAGACGGCCGCCCGGCTCAGTTCGGGGCTCGCCGACGCGGGCGTGCAGACGCCGATCGAACCCGACGGCCGACGCCACGCCTACCACCAGTACACGATCCGGACCGAGGACCGCGACCGCCTGGCCGACCAGCTCGACGCGGCAGGCATCGGCTCGGCGGTGTACTACCCCCAGACGATCCCCGATCTGGCGGCCTACGACGGCTATTCGGCGGACGTGCCGGTGGCCGAGCGGGCGGCCGAGGAGGTGCTCAGCCTGCCGGTCCACCCCGGGGTCAGCGCCGACGACGCCGACCGGATCGTCTCGACCGTTCGCGAGGCGCTGCCACAACTCCAGTGA
- a CDS encoding acyltransferase: MTSAELDGQVQVDPGATIGYEYDTDVDPAVIGPGATIREGTTVYCDTEIGADFTTGHDALVREHTTIGDDVLLGSQSVLDGRVDVGSDVSIQTGVYVPEASTIGDRVFLGPHAVLTNDHYPVRTDDDLEGPTLQDDVSIGANATILPGVTVGEGSFVAAGAVVTQDVPPNHLAVGVPADHEQLFGPLDGGNQL, translated from the coding sequence ATGACCAGTGCCGAACTCGACGGGCAGGTCCAGGTCGATCCCGGCGCGACCATCGGCTACGAGTACGACACCGACGTCGACCCAGCGGTGATCGGGCCGGGCGCGACGATCCGCGAGGGAACGACGGTGTACTGTGACACGGAGATCGGCGCGGACTTTACGACCGGTCACGACGCACTCGTCCGCGAGCACACCACGATCGGTGACGACGTCTTGCTCGGCTCACAGTCGGTGCTCGACGGGCGGGTGGACGTCGGGTCGGACGTGAGCATTCAGACCGGCGTCTACGTGCCGGAAGCGTCGACGATCGGCGATCGTGTCTTTCTGGGTCCGCACGCGGTGTTGACCAACGACCACTATCCGGTGCGGACCGACGACGATCTGGAGGGCCCCACCCTCCAGGACGACGTCTCGATCGGCGCGAACGCGACGATCCTCCCGGGCGTCACCGTCGGTGAGGGCTCCTTTGTCGCGGCGGGCGCGGTCGTCACCCAGGACGTGCCGCCGAACCACCTCGCGGTCGGCGTCCCCGCCGACCACGAGCAACTGTTCGGCCCGCTCGACGGGGGGAATCAGCTGTGA
- a CDS encoding sulfatase produces the protein MSDARPNVVCVSIDSLRADHCGFLGDDRGLTPAMDALAAESTVYERAIAPGPQTFSSMPAVVTGHRRPTGPLDAYPGEEHWERRMAAIESHLDRYPTLAERFAARGYATAGVSPNPWASTASGFDRGFETFVDLVGERSDDWLHRAARRAPGIDASSKPVQLALDGLTGGSFFSSWGDYVDEIDRLRRDLPEPYFLWVFLMDTHYPFLPSKAHREEQTLVGSLTSAIRSEAAMRGPSEGLTPAARASVQRSYRDTVRSVDAFVDHLRDGDAQIVLHADHGESFGEHGNYGHHHRACYTENVHVPLVVAGPAERVAEPISLDRIPAMALSVADDSADPRAHTAPAVTATSECGTNACVRGRRFAYVEREEGRSLFEWAHDPNERDDLAPTHPDLCDRARRRLDYREGSRRETAALASAAQAIAPEW, from the coding sequence GTGAGCGACGCCCGCCCGAACGTCGTCTGCGTCTCGATCGACAGCCTCCGGGCCGATCACTGCGGGTTTCTCGGCGACGATCGCGGGTTGACGCCCGCGATGGACGCGCTCGCCGCCGAATCGACCGTCTACGAGCGCGCGATCGCGCCCGGGCCACAGACGTTCTCGTCGATGCCGGCGGTCGTCACCGGCCACCGCCGGCCGACCGGCCCGCTCGACGCGTATCCGGGCGAGGAGCACTGGGAGCGCCGGATGGCGGCGATCGAATCGCACCTCGATCGGTATCCGACGCTCGCCGAGCGGTTCGCCGCGCGGGGGTACGCGACGGCGGGCGTGAGCCCGAACCCGTGGGCTTCGACGGCGAGCGGGTTCGACCGCGGGTTCGAGACGTTCGTCGATCTCGTCGGCGAGCGGTCGGACGACTGGCTGCATCGCGCCGCCCGTCGCGCGCCCGGCATCGACGCGTCGAGCAAACCCGTCCAGCTCGCCCTCGACGGCCTCACCGGCGGATCGTTTTTCTCCTCGTGGGGCGACTACGTCGACGAGATCGACCGTCTGCGCCGGGACCTGCCCGAGCCCTATTTCCTGTGGGTGTTTCTGATGGACACGCACTACCCGTTTTTGCCCTCGAAGGCCCACCGCGAGGAGCAGACGTTGGTCGGCAGCCTCACGAGTGCGATCCGCTCGGAGGCCGCCATGCGCGGGCCGAGCGAGGGGCTCACACCGGCGGCGCGGGCGAGCGTCCAGCGCAGCTATCGCGACACCGTCCGATCGGTCGACGCGTTCGTCGATCACCTCCGCGACGGTGACGCCCAGATCGTCCTCCACGCCGATCACGGCGAATCGTTCGGCGAGCACGGCAACTACGGCCACCACCACCGGGCGTGTTACACGGAGAACGTCCACGTGCCGCTGGTGGTCGCGGGCCCCGCCGAGCGCGTGGCCGAGCCGATCTCGCTCGATCGGATCCCCGCGATGGCGCTGTCGGTCGCCGACGACTCCGCCGATCCGCGTGCCCACACCGCACCCGCCGTGACCGCGACCAGCGAGTGTGGCACGAACGCGTGCGTCCGGGGTCGTCGGTTCGCCTACGTCGAGCGCGAGGAGGGCCGATCGCTGTTCGAGTGGGCCCACGACCCCAACGAGCGCGACGACCTCGCGCCCACCCATCCCGACCTCTGCGATCGCGCTCGCCGCCGACTCGACTACCGCGAGGGCTCCAGACGGGAGACCGCCGCGCTCGCCAGTGCGGCGCAGGCGATCGCCCCGGAGTGGTGA
- a CDS encoding glycosyltransferase has translation MGGSRRVTKRVGRHRPPTSMHVLNLVTNDEAQFFTGQRDALARRGVTSDTVAVPGERTGSDGRSVLDYLRFYPRVLRASRREYDLVHANYGLTGPAALAQPIRPVVLSLWGSDLHGWVGRLSRACARRADAVVVMSDAMAADVGTDAFVVPHGVDRATFRPMPREPARRAVGWPADAANVLFPYSPERPVKDFPRAQRIVERARREADRPIDLQTIDGVPHDRMPLYYNAADALLITSTHEGSPNSVKEALSCALPVVATDVGDVRERVAGVTPSTVADSDDALVAGLLEAIDAGRSNGRAAIGDLGRDRMAAELEAIYRRVC, from the coding sequence ATCGGCGGTAGTCGTCGCGTAACGAAGCGTGTCGGCCGCCACAGACCGCCCACGTCGATGCACGTCCTCAATCTGGTCACGAACGACGAGGCCCAGTTCTTCACGGGCCAGCGCGACGCGCTCGCCCGGCGTGGCGTCACGAGTGACACCGTCGCGGTCCCCGGCGAGCGAACGGGCAGCGACGGGCGATCGGTCCTCGATTACCTCCGCTTCTATCCGCGCGTCCTCCGGGCGAGCCGTAGGGAGTACGATCTCGTGCACGCGAACTACGGGCTGACCGGCCCAGCGGCGCTCGCTCAGCCGATCCGCCCGGTCGTGCTCAGCCTGTGGGGGTCGGACCTCCACGGGTGGGTGGGGCGGCTGAGTCGGGCGTGTGCCCGGCGGGCCGACGCGGTCGTCGTGATGAGCGACGCGATGGCCGCCGACGTCGGGACCGACGCGTTCGTCGTCCCCCACGGCGTCGACCGGGCGACGTTCCGGCCCATGCCCCGTGAGCCAGCGCGACGCGCCGTGGGCTGGCCGGCCGACGCCGCGAACGTCCTCTTTCCCTATTCGCCGGAGCGGCCGGTCAAAGACTTCCCGCGCGCCCAGCGCATCGTCGAACGGGCCCGCCGCGAGGCCGACCGGCCGATCGACCTCCAGACGATCGACGGGGTCCCCCACGACCGCATGCCACTGTACTACAACGCCGCCGACGCCCTGTTGATCACCTCGACGCACGAGGGCTCGCCAAACAGCGTCAAAGAGGCGCTGTCGTGTGCGCTCCCGGTCGTCGCGACCGACGTCGGTGACGTCCGCGAGCGGGTGGCGGGCGTGACGCCCTCGACGGTGGCGGATTCCGACGACGCGCTCGTCGCGGGCCTGCTCGAAGCGATCGACGCCGGGCGATCGAACGGTCGAGCGGCGATCGGGGACCTCGGACGCGACCGGATGGCCGCCGAGTTGGAAGCGATCTATCGTCGCGTCTGTTGA
- a CDS encoding DUF1616 domain-containing protein, which produces MTDRSGGRPWGLLVVLVGTLLASAALLAPGVPRPIEWVAAVGLLVVFPGAALVAAFVPARGPDDQPGTALRVGLTVGGSALVVGVVGAGLAAVEVLTLTTAVVALAAIVTLGTLVGAVRWRRSGLAILDWPASRADVHDRLGLSTLQTVVLAVAALALLGTLGVAAMPASGGSYSEVSLLDTDERLLGPGALAVDGSTTLLVRIDNHEGHTVTYHVVGQRQRVGPDGAVGDPQEIDRFEVSIDDDTVALAERPIDAPAERSQLRYLVYEGSVPAEPDASNADLVVRQTLEGAA; this is translated from the coding sequence ATGACCGATCGGAGCGGCGGGCGGCCGTGGGGCCTGCTCGTCGTCCTCGTCGGCACGCTGCTCGCGAGCGCGGCACTGCTCGCGCCGGGCGTCCCCCGACCGATCGAGTGGGTGGCGGCGGTGGGACTGCTGGTGGTCTTCCCCGGCGCGGCGCTGGTCGCCGCGTTCGTGCCGGCACGCGGACCCGACGACCAGCCGGGGACGGCGCTGCGCGTCGGCCTGACGGTCGGCGGGAGCGCGCTCGTCGTCGGCGTCGTCGGGGCGGGCCTGGCCGCCGTCGAGGTGCTCACGCTGACGACCGCCGTCGTCGCGCTGGCGGCGATCGTCACCCTCGGGACGCTCGTCGGGGCCGTCCGCTGGCGTCGATCGGGGCTCGCTATCCTCGACTGGCCGGCCTCGCGCGCCGACGTCCACGATCGGCTCGGCCTGTCGACACTCCAGACCGTCGTGCTCGCCGTTGCGGCGCTCGCGCTCCTCGGAACGCTCGGCGTCGCCGCGATGCCCGCGTCCGGTGGGTCGTACTCGGAGGTCTCGCTGCTCGACACCGACGAGCGCCTGCTCGGCCCGGGCGCGCTCGCCGTCGACGGATCGACGACGCTCCTCGTCCGGATCGACAACCACGAGGGCCACACCGTCACCTACCACGTCGTCGGGCAGCGCCAGCGCGTCGGCCCGGACGGTGCGGTGGGTGACCCCCAGGAGATCGATCGCTTCGAGGTCTCGATCGACGACGACACGGTCGCGCTCGCGGAGCGGCCGATCGACGCACCCGCCGAGCGCTCGCAGTTGCGCTACCTGGTCTACGAGGGATCGGTCCCCGCAGAGCCCGACGCGTCGAATGCCGACCTGGTCGTCCGCCAGACCCTGGAGGGAGCGGCGTGA
- a CDS encoding NAD-dependent epimerase/dehydratase family protein: MSDHSPAADRHALATDDDPIDGSDIGRALVTGGAGFVGHHLVDALDAVTDVCVLDDLSTGSLARVPDGVETHVGDVRDPDTLGAATADVDVIFHQAARISVERSIEEPIDTESVNVEGTLAVLDAARRADARVVFASSAAIYGDPETVPVPESAPQRPASPYGVSKSAADRYVRLYEELYGLPTVSLRYFNAYGPGASAGVVRAFQERVRRGEPLIVEGDGGQTRDFVHVRDVVRANLQAATTDAVGAAFNVGTGERVTIEALAERVQAANGVDRPVEFVEARDGDVRHSCADVSAAREALGFEAQIELDEGLRRLAGAERPAAESRQD; encoded by the coding sequence GTGAGCGATCACTCGCCGGCGGCCGATCGGCACGCGCTCGCGACCGACGACGACCCGATCGACGGAAGCGACATCGGGCGCGCGCTGGTGACCGGCGGCGCGGGCTTCGTCGGCCACCACCTCGTCGACGCGCTCGACGCTGTCACCGACGTGTGCGTGCTCGACGATCTCTCCACGGGATCGCTCGCGCGTGTCCCGGACGGCGTCGAGACCCACGTCGGTGACGTCCGCGATCCCGACACGCTCGGGGCGGCGACCGCCGACGTCGACGTGATCTTCCATCAGGCGGCCCGGATCAGCGTCGAGCGGTCGATCGAAGAGCCCATCGACACCGAGAGCGTCAACGTCGAAGGCACGCTCGCCGTCCTCGACGCGGCCCGGCGGGCCGACGCCCGCGTCGTGTTCGCCTCCAGCGCGGCGATCTACGGCGACCCCGAGACCGTCCCCGTCCCCGAGTCCGCCCCCCAGCGGCCCGCCTCACCCTACGGCGTCAGCAAATCGGCGGCCGATCGGTACGTCCGGCTGTACGAGGAGCTCTACGGGCTCCCGACGGTGTCACTCCGCTATTTCAACGCCTACGGGCCCGGCGCGTCGGCGGGCGTCGTCCGGGCGTTTCAGGAGCGCGTGCGGCGTGGCGAACCGTTGATCGTCGAGGGCGACGGCGGCCAGACCCGCGATTTCGTCCACGTGCGCGACGTCGTCCGGGCGAATTTGCAGGCCGCGACGACCGACGCGGTCGGCGCGGCGTTCAACGTCGGGACCGGAGAGCGCGTGACGATCGAAGCACTCGCCGAGCGCGTCCAGGCGGCCAACGGCGTCGATCGGCCGGTGGAGTTCGTCGAGGCCCGCGACGGCGACGTGCGACACAGTTGTGCGGACGTCAGTGCTGCGCGCGAAGCGTTGGGCTTCGAGGCCCAGATCGAGCTCGACGAGGGGTTGCGGCGGCTTGCCGGTGCGGAGCGGCCGGCGGCAGAGTCGCGACAGGACTGA
- a CDS encoding RPA12/RPB9/RPC11 RNA polymerase family protein, producing MQFCDECGSIMHTEEDTWVCRSCEHETPRDSEAEAEMATREGQTDDGAPDVADTTEETSETVEASCPAPDCDSERATSAMMPKPGGAYEVRLFTCVECGHKWRAS from the coding sequence ATGCAGTTCTGTGACGAGTGCGGGTCGATCATGCACACAGAGGAGGACACGTGGGTGTGTCGGTCCTGTGAGCACGAGACGCCGCGGGACTCTGAGGCCGAGGCCGAGATGGCGACCCGGGAGGGACAGACCGACGACGGAGCGCCCGATGTGGCCGACACGACCGAGGAGACCAGCGAGACGGTCGAAGCGTCCTGCCCGGCCCCGGACTGTGACAGCGAGCGGGCCACCTCCGCGATGATGCCCAAACCGGGCGGCGCGTACGAGGTGCGGCTGTTCACCTGCGTCGAGTGTGGTCACAAGTGGCGCGCATCCTGA